The window TTGGTTTGGCCGGTAATTTTTACTTCGGCCAATACAATCTGGGGCTGCAGGTAAACAGGCATATCGCTGTTGTTCAGTACTTCTATTTTTTGCGGTGTGAATTTTTCTTTCGAAAACAGCAATGTGTCGCCAACCGAAACTTTAACTGTAAACCAACCAAGGTCATCGCTCATGAGTGTAACATTGGTTCTTAAGTTTTTGATCATTACCTGACCAACACGTTCGGGCGTGCTTTTTTTGGATATCACCCCTTTTAGGGTAAATTCCTGTGCTGATGCATTTAAAACAAAGCAAAAGCAAACGAGTAACTGCAGGGTAAAACGAATGCGCATTAGTACAAATAAGAACGTAAATATATACAGAGTATTTTACACCAAGTGTGAAAAAGTGTTAAAGGTAGTTGAAATTCGCCGCCTTAAGCCATAAGTTCAAAGTCATTAACAGATAGTTAACCCCGGGTTTTTACAAAACTTAAGACTTAAAACTCATGACTTTAGACTTTCCCGCTAAAACCCTATCTTTGCACATGATAAAATCCATGACAGGGTATGGAATTGCCAGTTTTGATTCGGGTAATACTAAATACACCGTTGAAATTAAATCCCTGAACAGTAAATTTCTTGAACTTTCGCTTCGTTTGCCTAAAATTTTCTCTGAAAAGGAATTTCAGCTGCGTAACGATTGCAGTAAACTGATTGAGCGTGGTAAGGTAAACTTATCTATCAATGTAGAGCAGGTTAACGCCTCTGTAAAAGCAGCCGGTATTGATAAAGTATTGCTTAAGCACTATTATCAGCAACTTAAGGATGTAAGCGTTGAGCTTAACGAGCCCGCCGCCAACCTGATGCAACTTGCCCTGGGCTTGCCCGAAGTTGTTAAATACGATGAGGAAACCGTATCTGAAGATGAGTGGAAACAGGTTGAAAAAACCTTTCAGCAGGCCATGGCCGCTTTTCAGCAATTCAGGGCTGATGAAGGCAATGTGTTGGAGAATGATGTAAAATACCGCATTGGTATCATCCTTAAAAACCTTGAACTGGTTGAACTGGAAGACCCTAAACGGGTACCGCTGATTCGCGAAAGGCTGAATACTTTCCTGGCCGAAGCCACCAATCGTGAAGCCATTGACCAAAACCGTTTTGAGCAGGAGCTTATTTATTACATAGATAAGCTGGATATCACCGAAGAAAAGATCCGCCTTAAAACTCACTGCGAGTATTTTATCGAAACCCTTAAAAATGCTGATGCCAATGGCAAAAAGCTGGGCTTTATTTCGCAGGAGATAGGCAGGGAAATAAATACCCTTGGCTCAAAAGCCAACGATGCCAATATCCAAAAGCTGGTAGTAGGCATGAAGGAAGAATTGGAAAAAATTAAAGAACAACTGTTAAACGTATTATAGTTCATTGGGTCATTGGTTCATTAGTTCATTGGTAGTAAGCTGGTGACTATGCGCCACCAATCACTAATGAACTAATGAACTAATGAACCAATGAGCCAAAACGGTAAACTCATCATATTTTCGGCACCATCGGGTGCTGGTAAAACTACAATAGTACACCACCTGCTGAGTATAATTCCCGAGCTGGAGTTTTCCATTTCGGCAACTACCCGGCAGGCCCGGGGCGATGAGCAGGACGGCAAGGATTATTACTTTATTAGCCTGGCCGAATTTACACACCGTATTGCCAAAAAACAGTTTGTTGAATTTGAAGAAGTTTACACCGGTACATTTTACGGCACCTTGCGCGCCGAAATTGAGCGCATCTGGGCAAAAGGTAAAACGGTGATTTTTGATATCGACGTGGAAGGTGGCCTTCACCTGAAACGTAAATACGATGGGCAGGCGTTGGCTATCTTTGTTCAGCCTCCATCATTAGAGGTTTTAATTGAGCGTTTAACCGGCCGGGGTACCGATAGCGAAGAAAAATTGAAAGAACGCTTTGCCAAAGCCGAAAAAGAACTAAAATACGCTCCCCAGTTTGATATTATCCTTAAAAATTACGATCTTGAAACGGCTTGCAAAGAAGCAGAAGGATTGGTGAGGAACTTTATTAGCCCCCCGGCCCCCTAAAGGGGGAGTGCTAAATTCAATTTGGCCAGGGCTTACAGATTAATAACAAAACTTTAATTTATTCCCCCTTTAGGGGGTTAGGGGGCACCACTGAAATGAAAATAGGCTTACTGTTTGGTTCATTTAATCCAATACATATAGGACACCTTATTATTGCCAACTACATGGCCAACCATACTACTTTGGACAAGGTTTGGCTGGTAGTATCGCCCCAAAATCCGCTCAAAAAATATGGCGACCTGATTAATACCTACGACAGGTTGGAGATGGCCCGCCTGGCTACTGATAACGCCACTAACATTACTGTAAGCGACGTGGAACTGAGGCTGCCTCAACCCTCTTATACGATAGACACCCTTGCTCATTTAAA is drawn from Mucilaginibacter ginsenosidivorax and contains these coding sequences:
- a CDS encoding YicC/YloC family endoribonuclease, translated to MTGYGIASFDSGNTKYTVEIKSLNSKFLELSLRLPKIFSEKEFQLRNDCSKLIERGKVNLSINVEQVNASVKAAGIDKVLLKHYYQQLKDVSVELNEPAANLMQLALGLPEVVKYDEETVSEDEWKQVEKTFQQAMAAFQQFRADEGNVLENDVKYRIGIILKNLELVELEDPKRVPLIRERLNTFLAEATNREAIDQNRFEQELIYYIDKLDITEEKIRLKTHCEYFIETLKNADANGKKLGFISQEIGREINTLGSKANDANIQKLVVGMKEELEKIKEQLLNVL
- the gmk gene encoding guanylate kinase, encoding MSQNGKLIIFSAPSGAGKTTIVHHLLSIIPELEFSISATTRQARGDEQDGKDYYFISLAEFTHRIAKKQFVEFEEVYTGTFYGTLRAEIERIWAKGKTVIFDIDVEGGLHLKRKYDGQALAIFVQPPSLEVLIERLTGRGTDSEEKLKERFAKAEKELKYAPQFDIILKNYDLETACKEAEGLVRNFISPPAP